In Chitinophaga nivalis, a single genomic region encodes these proteins:
- a CDS encoding FecR family protein, with protein sequence MRPPGRFHQLMDKYLTNSITAAEKDQFFGMIRDGHHLPELEQVVDDALATPVDVEEDITLREELFDVIQRYNRPVRTVNNWKRYAAAAAVLCLLAAGTYFWLKPAAQAPALSMAVPHTVVPGTHKAILTLSDGATVALDSAGNQILQQGPTAVKQRGGQLVYDVKGDAAAISYNTLSTPRGGQFQVSLPDGTKVWLNAASSIRYPVAFTGKERRVEITGEVYLEVNTVGNSAADMPFVVVSPHQEVTVLGTYFNINAYEDEGVTRTTLLSGKVQVAVKEEHCGCNARVILKPDQQTVIAHNSAIAYIPVHQVDAEQAIAWKNGYFDFEEERLANILRLLSRWYNVDFEADPAVLSLKFSAVIARTASIEDVLSLLSGTGAVRFSHTGHIFKAY encoded by the coding sequence ATGCGCCCTCCCGGGAGATTCCATCAGTTAATGGATAAATACCTGACTAATTCCATCACAGCAGCCGAGAAAGATCAATTCTTCGGAATGATCCGGGACGGGCATCATTTGCCTGAACTGGAGCAGGTGGTGGATGATGCGCTGGCAACACCCGTTGACGTGGAAGAGGACATTACATTGCGTGAGGAGCTCTTTGATGTGATACAACGATATAACCGGCCGGTTAGAACGGTGAACAATTGGAAGCGGTATGCTGCTGCAGCTGCCGTTTTATGTCTGCTGGCAGCGGGTACCTACTTCTGGCTCAAACCAGCTGCTCAGGCACCTGCACTATCAATGGCTGTCCCGCATACGGTAGTACCGGGTACCCATAAAGCAATATTGACACTGAGTGATGGCGCAACGGTAGCATTGGATAGTGCCGGCAATCAAATACTACAGCAGGGTCCTACAGCTGTGAAACAGCGGGGCGGACAACTGGTATATGATGTAAAAGGAGATGCTGCCGCCATTAGTTACAATACCCTGAGCACGCCGCGTGGCGGACAGTTTCAGGTATCGTTACCGGATGGTACAAAGGTGTGGCTGAATGCCGCTTCCTCGATCCGGTATCCGGTGGCGTTTACCGGAAAGGAGAGAAGGGTGGAAATCACAGGAGAAGTATACCTGGAGGTGAATACTGTGGGGAATAGTGCGGCTGATATGCCTTTCGTAGTCGTATCGCCACATCAGGAAGTAACTGTACTGGGTACTTATTTTAATATCAATGCGTATGAAGACGAAGGCGTTACCAGAACCACGTTGCTATCAGGTAAGGTACAGGTGGCGGTAAAAGAGGAACACTGTGGGTGCAACGCGCGTGTCATACTAAAGCCAGACCAGCAGACAGTAATCGCGCACAACAGCGCAATTGCCTATATTCCGGTACACCAGGTGGATGCTGAACAGGCGATTGCCTGGAAGAATGGCTACTTTGATTTTGAAGAAGAAAGGCTGGCTAATATTTTACGTTTGTTGTCGAGATGGTATAATGTAGATTTTGAAGCTGATCCGGCTGTGCTATCGCTGAAGTTCAGCGCAGTCATTGCACGTACGGCATCTATTGAGGATGTATTGTCATTGTTATCAGGTACGGGAGCTGTCAGATTCAGCCATACAGGGCACATATTCAAAGCATATTGA
- a CDS encoding RNA polymerase sigma factor produces the protein MSANHTYQEHALLLQLVKGDENAYRQLFISHWNQIYQVALGFLKTPEEAKDAVQTVFIKLWEKREKLATVENFDAWLFIMARNTILNILKQKATAASNYNIADVLPEDYLTPAMLLEYKQTTGLIREAIAQLPPQQSLIFRLSREQGMTHPQIAHELNIAPATVKSHMVRALNNVREYIRKQGGHTLIVCWLLIKSLS, from the coding sequence TTGTCTGCCAACCATACATATCAGGAGCACGCCTTATTATTACAGCTGGTCAAAGGAGATGAAAATGCTTACCGACAGCTGTTTATCAGCCATTGGAATCAGATTTACCAGGTAGCATTGGGCTTTCTCAAAACACCGGAAGAAGCAAAGGATGCTGTACAGACAGTATTTATAAAGCTTTGGGAAAAAAGAGAGAAGCTGGCGACGGTAGAAAATTTTGATGCCTGGCTGTTCATCATGGCCCGCAATACCATTTTAAATATACTGAAACAGAAAGCTACTGCTGCCAGCAATTACAACATAGCAGATGTACTGCCGGAAGACTACCTGACACCGGCCATGTTACTGGAATACAAACAAACAACAGGACTGATCCGGGAAGCGATCGCGCAACTCCCGCCGCAGCAGTCCCTCATCTTCCGCCTGAGCCGGGAACAAGGCATGACGCATCCGCAGATTGCGCATGAACTGAATATTGCGCCAGCTACCGTGAAAAGCCATATGGTACGGGCATTGAACAACGTCCGTGAATACATCCGGAAACAAGGCGGGCATACTTTGATCGTCTGCTGGCTCCTCATAAAATCCCTCAGCTAA
- a CDS encoding terpene synthase family protein: MEKQLFDELIGQAPILISPHRSRLEQVIRDWILHDLHLADDDKKKLIAINVAAANARMFARAAYDPILIASRLLLFFFVVDDPFELQSEAAIIHTQQPYITLLNGGTVPDEDAGCVMLRVILQELKACNVSTAWMQRFVASLKIYFQGVREESIWRSKGIHPDPDTYLTMRVKSGIVDAYYNLVEIGQGIELNEADLQIAALQQINYLSSRAWILDNELASMEKEKADLMNYINVLQFNSHIPRGEAIRRTIDKRHELLAAFNHLRQHPDVADPKLQQYIDGLELLIYGVLCWYYMDTPRYDT, from the coding sequence ATGGAAAAGCAACTCTTCGATGAGCTTATTGGCCAGGCCCCGATCCTGATAAGCCCCCACCGCAGCAGATTGGAACAGGTTATCCGGGACTGGATCCTACATGATCTTCACCTGGCCGATGATGATAAAAAAAAACTGATAGCGATCAATGTAGCGGCCGCCAATGCCCGGATGTTTGCCCGCGCTGCTTATGACCCCATCCTGATTGCCTCCCGTTTATTGCTGTTCTTTTTTGTGGTGGATGACCCATTCGAACTGCAATCCGAAGCAGCAATAATACATACGCAACAACCTTATATCACGCTGCTGAATGGTGGTACAGTACCGGATGAGGATGCCGGCTGCGTCATGTTACGGGTGATCCTGCAAGAGCTGAAAGCATGTAACGTATCAACGGCCTGGATGCAACGGTTTGTGGCCAGTTTGAAAATATATTTTCAAGGCGTAAGAGAAGAAAGCATATGGAGAAGTAAAGGTATTCATCCTGATCCGGATACGTACCTGACTATGCGGGTGAAATCGGGCATCGTGGATGCCTATTACAACCTGGTGGAAATAGGACAGGGAATAGAATTGAATGAAGCCGATTTGCAGATAGCGGCATTACAACAAATAAACTATCTGAGCAGTCGTGCCTGGATCCTGGATAATGAACTGGCCTCTATGGAAAAAGAGAAAGCAGATCTGATGAACTATATTAACGTATTGCAGTTTAATAGTCACATTCCCAGAGGGGAGGCGATCCGCCGAACTATCGACAAGCGGCACGAACTGCTGGCCGCATTTAATCATTTACGGCAACATCCCGATGTAGCAGATCCCAAACTACAGCAATATATTGATGGACTGGAATTATTGATCTATGGCGTGTTGTGTTGGTATTATATGGATACCCCCCGATATGATACCTGA
- a CDS encoding class I lanthipeptide — MKKKIVSQEKKLTLGKLTVAGLSHTEQQNLKGGANTISPSCQYTFCFCVTILTRCC, encoded by the coding sequence ATGAAAAAGAAAATCGTAAGTCAGGAAAAAAAACTGACATTAGGTAAGTTAACCGTAGCCGGCTTAAGCCACACCGAACAACAAAATCTGAAAGGTGGTGCCAACACCATCTCCCCTTCTTGCCAATACACTTTTTGCTTTTGCGTGACCATTTTGACAAGATGTTGCTAA
- a CDS encoding DUF4262 domain-containing protein, which translates to MTDDHDHHQHDLAAKQIILDDVAQYGCHLALLPADNYLPAFAYSIGLYKTFGHPELICFGLSTNVMAAILNHARDLIKNGERLHTDTLYDGFLTGYNIRFLEVDKAHYADYVGYGGWFYDGSFDFPLLQVIWPDKQHHFPWDKDFNPDWKFKQPLLDRNTDFKFYEERNIGVYVTSQAFKGDPILYVYHDEEGDWQFLTSETPDANDVKLVCLEEITRLDPGINHLFHLQYGWRAWRNTAGDAWQYAADTMEAES; encoded by the coding sequence ATGACAGACGATCACGATCACCATCAGCACGACCTTGCCGCTAAACAAATCATTCTTGATGACGTTGCGCAATACGGTTGCCATCTGGCATTATTACCGGCGGATAATTATCTGCCTGCCTTTGCTTATTCTATTGGTCTTTACAAAACATTCGGACATCCTGAACTGATTTGTTTTGGTTTATCCACCAACGTTATGGCAGCCATCCTGAATCATGCCCGCGATCTTATTAAAAATGGTGAACGCCTGCATACAGATACGCTATATGATGGATTTCTGACAGGATATAACATCCGGTTCCTCGAAGTAGACAAAGCCCATTATGCTGATTATGTGGGTTACGGTGGCTGGTTTTATGACGGGTCATTTGATTTTCCTTTGCTACAGGTAATATGGCCGGATAAACAACATCATTTTCCGTGGGATAAAGATTTTAATCCCGACTGGAAATTCAAACAACCCTTGCTGGACAGGAATACAGATTTTAAATTCTATGAAGAAAGAAATATCGGTGTTTATGTAACCAGCCAGGCATTTAAAGGAGATCCTATTTTATACGTGTATCATGATGAAGAGGGAGACTGGCAGTTTCTCACCAGTGAAACGCCTGATGCCAATGATGTAAAGCTGGTTTGTCTGGAAGAAATCACCCGGCTTGACCCAGGTATCAATCACCTGTTTCATCTGCAGTATGGGTGGCGGGCATGGCGAAATACGGCCGGAGATGCGTGGCAATATGCAGCAGATACCATGGAAGCCGAAAGCTGA
- the bla gene encoding class A beta-lactamase, subclass A2, with amino-acid sequence MITAPRFIFTLLFSLFIATAFGQIHTLQQKIEQISTSKQATVGVAIAGPGKGDTLSILANKHFPMQSVFKFHIALAILNEVDKGKFSLNQPILIRKKDLRRGTWSPIREKYPNGNIQLPLAEILTYTVAESDNNGCDILLRLIGGTATVNRYIHGIGVKEVSIKANEAEAAKAWSVQFRNWTTPVAAVAALRRFYEGKILSEKSTAFLWQTMLGTATGKKRLKGQLPAGTLVAHKTGTSDTNAAGETAAINDIGVVMLPDGRYFYISVFVTAAKENTDTNEKIIADIAKAAWDYFTQQPL; translated from the coding sequence ATGATAACAGCGCCGCGTTTTATTTTCACTTTATTATTTTCACTTTTTATTGCTACCGCCTTTGGACAAATCCATACGTTGCAGCAAAAGATTGAACAGATCAGTACATCCAAGCAGGCTACGGTAGGTGTGGCCATCGCTGGGCCGGGTAAGGGCGATACGCTGAGCATATTGGCCAATAAACATTTTCCGATGCAAAGTGTGTTTAAATTTCACATTGCTTTGGCGATACTCAACGAAGTGGATAAAGGAAAATTTTCCCTGAATCAGCCTATCCTTATCCGGAAAAAAGATTTACGGCGGGGTACCTGGAGCCCGATCCGGGAGAAATATCCGAATGGGAACATACAACTGCCCCTGGCGGAAATACTTACCTATACGGTGGCAGAAAGTGACAATAACGGATGCGACATCCTGTTAAGGTTGATCGGTGGTACGGCAACAGTTAACCGCTACATACACGGGATCGGTGTGAAGGAAGTGTCCATTAAGGCAAACGAAGCGGAAGCTGCCAAAGCCTGGTCAGTGCAATTCAGGAATTGGACTACCCCGGTAGCAGCCGTAGCAGCATTGCGCCGGTTTTATGAGGGCAAGATACTGTCTGAAAAGAGTACGGCATTTTTGTGGCAAACAATGCTGGGTACAGCAACCGGTAAAAAACGACTGAAAGGACAATTGCCTGCCGGTACATTGGTGGCGCATAAAACAGGCACCTCTGATACCAATGCAGCGGGAGAGACAGCTGCCATTAATGATATAGGCGTGGTGATGTTACCGGATGGAAGATATTTTTACATCAGTGTTTTTGTGACTGCCGCTAAAGAAAATACCGATACCAACGAAAAGATCATTGCGGATATTGCCAAAGCTGCCTGGGACTACTTTACCCAACAGCCATTATAA
- a CDS encoding GNAT family N-acetyltransferase: MHQHTATELMILEASALFTYDAQQRMRTINEPWDGTAAAPLFFLGRAADGGTICRFRHDVEPEQVEQMTTLAGKESFSDDIRAKPLHFNAYMQWLKGTRSSIGLSYLVPPTLTPAIEVVRVTPENITDFVLTGFEWLQEEVPYVQPCIAVVQAGRIVSTCRSVRIAAGVQEAGVDTHVDFRGNNYALAVVAGWAQMVSAQGNVPIYSTSDDNLSSQRVAAKLGLVYFGTTFTIS; encoded by the coding sequence ATGCATCAACACACAGCTACGGAGCTGATGATACTGGAAGCCTCCGCATTGTTTACCTATGATGCACAGCAACGGATGCGGACCATCAATGAACCCTGGGATGGTACCGCTGCAGCGCCGCTCTTTTTCCTGGGACGTGCCGCAGATGGCGGTACTATCTGCCGGTTCAGGCACGATGTGGAGCCGGAACAGGTGGAACAAATGACTACACTTGCCGGAAAGGAATCTTTCTCTGATGATATCCGGGCGAAGCCCCTGCACTTTAACGCGTATATGCAATGGTTGAAGGGGACGCGTAGCTCCATTGGGCTGTCCTACCTGGTACCGCCCACTTTAACACCAGCGATCGAAGTTGTGCGGGTAACGCCTGAAAATATAACTGATTTTGTGCTGACTGGCTTCGAGTGGTTACAGGAAGAAGTGCCCTATGTACAACCATGTATAGCTGTTGTACAGGCAGGACGTATCGTTTCCACCTGTCGCAGCGTACGGATAGCTGCTGGTGTACAGGAGGCAGGCGTAGATACCCACGTCGATTTCCGGGGAAATAATTATGCCCTGGCGGTGGTAGCGGGATGGGCGCAAATGGTAAGCGCGCAAGGCAACGTACCAATATATAGTACCAGTGATGATAACCTGTCTTCTCAACGGGTGGCCGCCAAACTGGGACTGGTTTACTTCGGCACTACTTTCACGATTAGCTGA
- a CDS encoding NADPH-dependent FMN reductase produces MTAHPHILAISGSTRNSSSNGHLIKAISDLASPYFTIDIFEGIATLPHFNPDLDPEKAPEAVTRFRQQLQAADGILICTPEYAIGVPGSLKNAIDWTVSSMEFSRKPVALITASTSGHIAHKALLGTLLIIESRITAATQLVISAIKTKVNVAGQITDPETREQIHQLIRSLASSIADQEGVAQTYLPAPSIH; encoded by the coding sequence ATGACTGCACATCCTCATATACTGGCCATTTCCGGCAGTACCAGAAACAGCTCTTCAAACGGGCACCTGATCAAAGCCATCAGCGACCTTGCCAGCCCGTATTTTACGATCGATATATTTGAAGGAATTGCCACACTGCCGCATTTCAATCCGGACCTCGATCCCGAAAAGGCTCCGGAAGCAGTAACCCGCTTCCGCCAGCAACTGCAGGCTGCGGATGGTATATTAATCTGTACCCCCGAATATGCGATCGGCGTTCCCGGCTCTTTGAAAAATGCCATCGACTGGACAGTATCTTCCATGGAGTTTTCCCGGAAGCCGGTAGCCCTCATCACAGCTTCCACTTCCGGACATATTGCCCATAAAGCGCTGCTGGGTACCTTACTCATCATTGAATCCCGGATCACCGCAGCTACACAACTGGTCATTTCCGCCATTAAAACAAAGGTGAATGTAGCCGGCCAGATAACAGATCCGGAAACCCGGGAACAAATCCATCAGCTGATACGTTCACTGGCCAGTAGTATTGCCGATCAGGAAGGGGTTGCGCAGACTTATCTTCCCGCCCCCTCTATCCATTAA
- a CDS encoding T9SS type A sorting domain-containing protein, with the protein MTWRNTYDCFPTLKIYSYEEKNVTKTLFFLTALLASPALYAQSWLLTGNAGTNPTTNSLGTTDNNDLVFKTNNLPRVTLSSSQYGTLAVGKQGAEGSLHVFGRDIGGVTAPLYVGGNVAGLTWGNAVGQTMGRLIRLNQGADAAFGGINWYDIDIGQDKAFFITNHSVPPTSGNGVIRKRMLVISPDDRVGINLAGDVIGNGALPTANFHTNGTVRLQNLPVGTGYTLVADLAGNVYRSNATASRVANDSLQTQIDELKKEIAALKALLVVKQGEVAISPASKNELFQNAPNPFNAQTLIRYTLAGTVSNAYLQIADVNGRPVKKIDISGQKQPVVTINGGELPSGVYYYSLVLDGQITDTKKMVLTK; encoded by the coding sequence ATGACCTGGCGTAATACCTACGACTGCTTTCCCACACTTAAAATATATAGCTATGAAGAAAAAAATGTTACTAAAACCCTGTTTTTCCTGACGGCACTCCTCGCCTCTCCTGCGCTGTATGCCCAAAGCTGGTTATTAACCGGTAACGCAGGTACCAACCCGACAACCAATTCCCTGGGTACCACTGATAACAATGACCTGGTGTTTAAAACCAACAATCTGCCCCGTGTTACTTTATCGTCTTCTCAATACGGTACATTGGCCGTAGGTAAACAAGGGGCGGAAGGCTCATTGCACGTTTTTGGGAGAGATATAGGCGGTGTTACCGCTCCTTTATATGTTGGGGGCAATGTAGCCGGTCTGACCTGGGGAAATGCCGTTGGCCAGACCATGGGCCGGTTAATCCGCTTAAATCAGGGCGCCGATGCTGCTTTTGGTGGTATCAACTGGTATGATATCGATATCGGACAAGACAAGGCCTTTTTTATTACCAACCACTCGGTGCCGCCTACCAGCGGTAATGGTGTGATCCGGAAACGGATGCTGGTTATCAGCCCGGATGACCGCGTGGGTATTAACCTGGCAGGAGATGTTATTGGCAATGGGGCCTTGCCTACGGCTAATTTTCACACCAACGGAACGGTCAGGTTGCAAAACCTGCCGGTAGGTACGGGTTATACGCTGGTGGCAGATCTTGCCGGTAACGTATATCGCAGTAATGCTACTGCAAGCCGTGTTGCCAACGATTCATTACAGACGCAGATCGATGAGCTTAAAAAAGAAATCGCAGCATTGAAAGCGTTGTTGGTGGTGAAACAGGGAGAAGTAGCCATCAGCCCTGCTTCCAAAAACGAACTGTTTCAGAATGCCCCGAATCCTTTTAATGCACAAACCCTGATCCGTTATACGCTGGCAGGTACTGTCAGCAACGCCTATCTCCAGATAGCTGATGTGAATGGCCGGCCGGTGAAAAAGATTGATATCTCCGGCCAGAAACAACCGGTAGTAACGATTAACGGCGGAGAGCTGCCATCCGGGGTATATTATTATAGCCTGGTCCTCGATGGGCAAATAACGGATACTAAAAAGATGGTACTGACAAAGTAA
- a CDS encoding PCMD domain-containing protein: protein MRTYIPLKHTFIAGILLLMTATSCKQTSLTGDDIPSLPQDAAAAAALSTASLPNAGFESQNSTGNQPLNWLLSSSGASSTTDAHSGRYAAKIWNWYYYAKGYLTNGDVWTGGIPGYDNHKKGGIPIHSRPTALTGYYKYEYGTNNGKPDSAIALIALRKFNPATQRSEKVAYAEINLGPASQFRPFTLPIRYDSQAVPDSVVITFISSRNGFCNSSGSMPGNCLYLTIDDLALTGAGGSRQPVTIH, encoded by the coding sequence ATGCGAACCTACATTCCGCTGAAGCACACTTTTATTGCGGGTATACTCCTTTTGATGACAGCCACCAGCTGCAAACAAACTTCTTTAACAGGAGATGATATTCCCTCCCTTCCACAGGATGCTGCAGCCGCCGCTGCATTATCAACCGCATCATTGCCCAATGCCGGATTTGAAAGCCAGAACAGTACCGGCAATCAGCCATTGAACTGGCTATTGAGTTCTTCAGGCGCCAGCAGTACTACCGATGCACATAGTGGCCGGTATGCTGCAAAAATCTGGAACTGGTATTATTATGCCAAAGGATATCTCACCAATGGAGATGTCTGGACAGGCGGTATTCCGGGCTATGATAACCATAAAAAAGGGGGTATTCCCATTCACAGCCGCCCCACTGCCCTAACAGGTTATTATAAGTATGAATATGGCACCAACAACGGCAAACCCGATTCCGCCATCGCCCTGATTGCCTTACGCAAATTTAATCCTGCAACGCAGCGAAGTGAAAAAGTAGCGTATGCAGAAATTAATCTGGGCCCTGCCAGTCAGTTCCGCCCATTTACGCTGCCCATCCGATATGATTCACAGGCAGTACCGGATAGTGTAGTCATCACCTTTATATCCAGCAGAAATGGTTTTTGCAACAGTAGCGGCAGTATGCCGGGCAACTGTCTGTACCTGACTATAGATGATCTGGCGTTAACAGGTGCCGGTGGTAGCCGGCAACCGGTGACCATTCACTAA
- a CDS encoding winged helix-turn-helix transcriptional regulator: MSKKTEEVPICAVDYAFRRIGGKYKGRVLWYLHCNTLLRYGALRRIIADTTPKMLTQTLRELEEDELIHRKVYQEVPPRVEYTLTPAGAELIPFISYLAQWGEKQLIKENIPIITDNCSPLSSLK; this comes from the coding sequence GTGAGCAAAAAAACTGAAGAGGTACCCATATGTGCCGTGGATTATGCCTTTCGCCGGATTGGTGGTAAATACAAAGGGAGGGTGCTGTGGTATCTGCACTGCAATACCCTGTTACGTTATGGGGCGTTGCGCCGGATCATTGCAGACACCACCCCTAAAATGCTGACCCAAACCCTGAGAGAGCTGGAAGAAGATGAGCTGATACACCGGAAAGTATATCAGGAAGTACCGCCCCGTGTAGAGTACACCCTTACACCGGCCGGAGCGGAACTGATTCCCTTTATCAGCTACCTCGCGCAATGGGGCGAAAAACAGCTGATCAAAGAAAACATTCCCATCATCACAGACAACTGTTCACCGCTGTCTTCTTTAAAATAA